A region of Ictidomys tridecemlineatus isolate mIctTri1 chromosome 4, mIctTri1.hap1, whole genome shotgun sequence DNA encodes the following proteins:
- the LOC101966901 gene encoding mas-related G-protein coupled receptor member X2 translates to MNPTIPALWSEITTTNGSDPAVPPQCGKEKLILRLLTFIIASLGLAGNAVVVWLLGFCIRRNVFSIYILNLAGADFFFLCCHLIGSLVTFINFFHSNSVSIPEFLNTVMIFYYIAGVSMLSSISTERCLSILCPIWYRFHRPRHMSTIMCAMLWALSLLLSILEGVYCGFLWRDSDTDRCQAFDFICAAWLIILVVILLGSSLVLLVRILCSSRPMLLTRLYVTILITALVFFLLAVPLGIFWFLLYWFYNDINSLPCRFLLVALVMSCVNSSANPLIYFFVGSFRQRQRQSLKLILQRALKDTPTAVLSNP, encoded by the coding sequence ATGAATCCCACCATTCCAGCCTTGTGGAGTGAAATTACAACAACGAATGGAAGTGACCCAGCAGTTCCTCCACAATGTGGCAAGGAGAAACTTATCCTGCGTTTGCTGACTTTCATCATTGCCTCCCTTGGGCTGGCAGGAAATGCGGTTGTTGTCTGGCTCCTGGGATTCTGCATACGCAGGAATGTCTTCTCCATCTACATTCTCAACCTGGCTGGGGCTgacttcttcttcctctgctgcCACCTTATAGGATCTCTGGTGACATTCATCAACTTCTTTCATtcaaactcagtctccatcccaGAATTCTTAAACACCGTGATGATCTTTTATTACATTGCAGGCGTGAGCATGCTCAGCTCCATTAGCACTGAGCGCTGTCTTTCCATCTTGTGCCCCATCTGGTATCGCTTCCATCGACCAAGACACATGTCAACTATCATGTGTGCTATGCTCTGGGCTCTGTCTCTGCTGCTGAGCATACTGGAAGGGGTCTATTGTGGTTTCTTGTGGAGGGATTCTGACACTGATAGGTGTCAGGCATTTGATTTCATCTGTGCTGCATGGCTGATTATTTTGGTTGTGATTCTGCTTGGTTCCAGCCTGGTCCTGTTAGTCAGAATCCTCTGTAGCTCCAGGCCAATGCTGCTAACTAGGCTGTATGTGACCATCCTGATCACTGCACTAGTCTTCTTCCTCCTTGCTGTGCCCCTAGGCATTTTCTGGTTCCTATTATATTGGTTTTATAATGATATTAATTCATTACCTTGTAGGTTTCTCCTGGTGGCCCTTGTCATGTCCTGTGTTAATAGCTCTGCCAACCCCctcatttacttttttgttgGCTCCTTTAGGCAGCGGCAGAGGCAGTCCCTCAAGCTGATTCTCCAGAGGGCTCTGAAGGACACTCCTACAGCTGTCCTCAGCAATCCCTAG